In Lemur catta isolate mLemCat1 chromosome 1, mLemCat1.pri, whole genome shotgun sequence, one DNA window encodes the following:
- the RFX2 gene encoding DNA-binding protein RFX2 isoform X4, producing the protein MQNSESGSESPASVALRPSAAAQPVPASPQRVLVQAASSAPKGAQMQPISLPRVQQVPQQLEMAIENLQKSEGITSHKSGLLNSHLQWLLDNYETAEGVSLPRSSLYNHYLRHCQEHKLDPVNAASFGKLIRSVFMGLRTRRLGTRGNSKYHYYGIRLKPDSPLNRLQEDTQYMAMRQQPVHQKPRYRPAQKTDSLGDSGPHSGPHSAPEQAVAAQSQHHQQYIDVSHVFPEFPAPDLGSVLLQDSITLHDVKALQLAYRRHCEATLDVVMNLQFHYIEKLWLSFWNSKASASDGPASLPASDEEPEGAVLPKDKLISLCKHDPILKWMRSCDHILYQALVEILIPDVLRPVPSTLTQAIRNFAKSLEGWLTNAMSDFPQQVIQTKVGVVGAFAQTLRRYTSLNHLAQAARAVLQNTSQINQMLSDLNRVDFANVQEQASWVCQCDESVVQRLEQDFKLTLQQQSSLDQWASWLDNVVTQVLKQHVGSPSFPKAARQFLLKWSFYSSMVIRDLTLRSAASFGSFHLIRLLYDEYMFYLVEHRVAEATGETPIAVMGEFNDLASLSLTLLDKDDISDEQHGSEADPGEPLVKRERSDPNHSLQGI; encoded by the exons cttGAAATGGCGATTGAAAACCTCCAAAAAAGCGAAGGAATCACATCACACAAAAGCGGTTTACTCAACAGCCAT CTGCAGTGGCTGTTGGACAACTACGAGACGGCGGAGGGCGTGAGCCTGCCCAGGAGCTCCCTCTACAACCACTACCTTCGCCACTGCCAGGAGCACAAGCTGGACCCCGTGAACGCCGCTTCCTTTGGGAAGCTGATCCGCTCCGTGTTTATGGGACTGAGGACGCGGCGCCTGGGCACCAG GGGCAACTCGAAGTATCATTATTATGGGATCCGCCTGAAGCCAGACTCCCCGCTGAACCGGCTGCAGGAGGACACGCAGTACATGGCCATGCGGCAGCAGCCCGTGCACCAGAAGCCCAG GTATCGGCCAGCACAGAAGACGGACAGCCTCGGGGACAGCGGCCCCCACAGCGGCCCGCACAGCGCGCCCGAGCAGGCCGTGGCAGCGCAGAGCCAGCACCACCAGCAGTACATAG ACGTCTCCCACGTCTTCCCAGAGTTCCCGGCACCCGACCTGGGCAGCGTCCTGCTGCAGGACAGCATCACCCTGCATGACGTCAAGGCCCTGCAGCTCGCGTACAGACGGCACTGCGAG GCGACTCTCGATGTCGTGATGAACCTGCAGTTTCACTACATTGAGAAGCTGTGgctctccttctggaactctaAGGCCTCTGCCAGCGACGGCCCCGCCTCTCTCCCAGCCAG TGACGAGGAGCCCGAAGGCGCCGTCCTGCCCAAGGACAAGCTCATCTCTCTGTGCAAACACGACCCCATCCTCAAGTGGATGCGGAGCTGCGACCACATCCTGTACCAGGCCCTGGTGGAGATTCTCATCCCTGACGTGCTCAGGCCGGTCCCCA GTACCTTGACACAGGCCATCCGGAATTTTGCCAAGAGCTTGGAAGGCTGGTTGACAAACGCCATGAGCGACTTCCCGCAGCAGGTCATCCAGACCAAG GTCGGTGTCGTCGGAGCCTTCGCGCAGACACTGCGGCGCTACACGTCCCTCAACCACCTGGCGCAGGCGGCCCGGGCGGTGCTTCAGAACACGTCCCAGATCAACCAGATGCTCAGCGACCTCAACCGCGTGGACTTCGCCAACGTGCAG GAACAGGCCTCATGGGTGTGCCAGTGTGACGAGAGTGTGGTGCAGCGGCTGGAGCAGGACTTCAAGCTGACCCTGCAGCAGCAGAGCTCCCTGGATCAGTGGGCCAGCTGGCTGGACAACGTGGTCACCCAGGTCCTGAAGCAGCACGTGGGCAGCCCCAGCTTCCCCAAGGCCGCCCGGCAGTTCCTACTGAAATGGTCCTTTTACAG CTCCATGGTGATCCGGGACCTGACCCTGCGCAGCGCCGCCAGCTTTGGCTCCTTCCACCTCATCCGCCTGCTCTACGACGAGTACATGTTCTACCTGGTCGAGCACCGCGTGGCCGAGGCCACCGGAGAGACGCCGATCGCCGTGATGGGAGAG TTCAACGATCTCGCCTCCCTGTCGCTGACGCTGCTCGATAAAG ATGACATCAGCGATGAGCAGCATGGCAGTGAGGCCGACCCGGGCGAGCCCCTGGTGAAGCGGGAGCGCAGTGACCCGAACCACTCCCTGCAGGGCATCTAG